The Xylocopa sonorina isolate GNS202 chromosome 10, iyXylSono1_principal, whole genome shotgun sequence genome contains the following window.
ACGCGTATATAAAAGCGAGCGTTACAACTGCTTTTGGCTGTTTCGTTTCTTTCGTGACGATTGTCTAACGTTCTTTTTAGTAGATAGCTTATACCAACGATTAATCACGTGACACCAAATCAAGAAATCATTCACAAATGGCCACAGAACAACCATTCATTTTTTGGATACTGTTCGGATTGTGGCTTGATCGGCATCTAGCCGATGGCGTAAACGTTACGAGTAAGTGGATTCGTTCACTTTTCCTGAACTGTCGACAAGAAAGACCTACGCTCATTCAAGTGACTTGTCACGAGTATCGAATCCCAATTTAACGTCGAGGAAAAAAGAAATACATTGAGATTATGCGAAAGTTGTATGTCTTCGCATTCGTTTCAGTGAGCAGCCACGAGGTACGGATCATGAGCGAAAAGATGGAGCATAACGCGGGCAGGATAGTTTGGTCAGGATATAAGAGTACGACGACTGTTCGACCCGATAATTTAGAAAGACCTAGAGGATGTGGAACGACATCGAAAAATCGAAACAGATTAGTGGGCGGTAGACCAACTAGCCCCACCGAATGGCCCTGGATGGTGGCTCTACTTAGAAGAAATCAGACCCAGTACTGTGGAGGTGTCCTCATTACCGATAGACACGTTTTGACAGCTGCTCATTGTGTATATAGGTAGTGTTTAGAAGAGATTGACTCTTTTGTTATTAAAGACAGCTATAAtagaatagtaatattttatagTTACCTAATGTCAAGGAGAGAAAGAAAGTCGTTGTACGCTATTCTTTGATCAACGATATGAATCAGTAGTCGTAAACAGAAGCATACGATGTCAGATCTCTTAGCCAATAGCGGTGCCCTTTGCATAAAGTTTTGCATcctgaaaatatatttttcacctgaaaaattataataatcCGTGGCAGATTTTTGCAATTTAAACGAACATTGAGTAAATATCAAGTATACTTTGTATAATATAACAAAGAATTGGATGTTTATTCCACTAATGTGTAGATTTGCGATTGATTCCCTCCGTGCAGCGATACCATACGTATATGCCAGGGGTAAATTCTACTGTTACGAAACGGTTGCAGACTGTACGGGACTGTATTATGTATATGTTTAATTTGTTCCCTTTCTGCTGGTTAGCTTCAACCTGCGGGATATCATAGTCAGGCTTGGTGAATATGATTTCACGACCACAGAAGAAACAACAGCCATAGACTTTGCAATCTCGGAAGTACGCGTCCATCAAGACTTCAATTTGATCACATTAGAGAATGACATAGCGATAATTAAGATGCATCGACCTACCGTTTTTGATAGCTACATTTGGCCTGTGTGCTTGCCACCAGTGGATGAAACGTTCGAAAATAAGATTGGTGTCGTAACAGGTTGATAGTTGCCCATTAAAATCTTCATGTCTTTCTTACAGGATTAAATGATGTGGGAGTTTTCAGGTTGGGGTACTCGATACTACGGAGGTCCTGTTAGTACAGTTTTAATGGAAATCGATGTTCCGATATGGCCACAGAGCAAATGCGTGAACAGTTTCGTTCAACGAATTCCTAATACGGTGATATGTGCTGGTGCTTATGAGGGTGGACGCGATGCTTGTCAGGTGAGAAAAAACTGAATAAACTAATGATATCATCTGTAAAATAATTAGGATAAATAAGTAAAACTATTTATAGCGCCTCACAAAACATATAGAATATTTTAACTAAAAGTTTTCTTGAAAAGGGTAATTGAATGCCTTACTTTTTCTGACGCCATATTGGTATAGCGTTACATTCTTTCTTCGGTTAATGATCGGTTGCGTTTTCATGCAGGGTGATTCTGGTGGACCGTTACTGCATCAACTTGGAAATGGTAGATGGATAAACATCGGGATAGTGTCCTGGGGGATACGGTGCGGAGAGCCGGGACGACCTGGAATATACACGCGAGTCAGTTCTTATCTCGATTGGATATTCGAAAACGCAGTATTCTAATATCTTCGATGTGATTCGAAGACACGATACAAAATCTCTCGTGCCTGGAAACGACGAAACTTTATTTCCTCGTATATCGATCGTTACATCGTTCGGAAAGAGATTGACACGAATAGAGAGAAATTCGATCATTAGGGCGTTTAGTGTTTGTCGCGCTAATTTTCATACTTTCTTTTTTCATCGCCCGAACGCGTATCTATACGCGCATGTAATAATAATATACAAGCGTTCGATGATTCCTTGGCTGAATCTCGATCGTTTAACAAATGACTTTCGTGCGAGGTCCAGCCTCTCTTTGCTTTTTGCACACCAATTATCTAACTTCAACTTTtcataaatatatgtatatgtgtatgtatatatatatatttttgtatatatttatgtatataGTCCGtgttcatcaaacatagaaagacGCGTGTGCGCGTAAAATTCGCACTCTCAAAATTTTACTTTCCGTACCACTGTGTCCATATATATCTCTGTATTTTCCAGTTTGGTTGCACGTTTTCTCTGAAGTTTAATTCGAGCATCTTTTGCGATCTTACAGGGCATGTTTCGATCGTCTAAGTGAGAGTCAAGTATCCATGGAAGCAGTAAGTCTGACGCGACTGCCTCGACACAAATTTGCGTTGCGCGACTCTCCAATTGAAAGTGGCTCTATCTATTGCCAGTATTTCCAATTAGACAGTCGCTGCTATGCGTTTGCATTAATGAGAGCAGCAAGGTCAGAATCACTGCTTCTGTTTCTACAAATTTGCGCAACGTGACGCTCTCATGATCTACGAGTACTTCTTTTGAACTCGCTTATACACTCTCGACCATGAACACACTCTCTTTCGTCGTCACCATCCTCTCGTGGTTTTTCAATCGATTTCCGCGCACGCGCAAAAGATAATCCGTATCCCGTTTTCCGGGATTTACTGATTTCTCTACTGAAAGCGCTGGTCCTTGGAAAGCGCCGACGTTTCACCGTCTGCGACGTGAATACGAAACGGACGCCCATAAAGATAAAGACAGAGAAAGAAGGGGGGGAAACTTTTCGCAACTAGCAGGAACTAGGTGACTCTcgccttcttctttttttatcaCGGGAATAGAGTACATGCACGTTCAACATAACATAAGCCAGTCCCTCGTAGTAGCCCCACCAGTGCCTCGTTAGAATGAATAATCGTGTTCCCGCAATGTGTTTTTatttctttgtttttttttacttCGAAAGATAATCCTTTCGAACGCGTGGACCCAAGTATCGATCGGGCTCACCGATCAGAGTTTGCTTTGCTGCTACTTCCTATTACGATAGGGCGATACACGTGTCACGGACGAGATCGATTTATCGACGAAAGATCGCGAAGCGTCGTATAAAGGTACGAAGCTAGACACGCGAGGGCGGCATCGCGGATACGAGAAGCGGCGCATTTGGCCCACTCTCCGTATGATTCGGCACGCTCTCACCGGTTTCGTAGGAGCGTCGTCCCTGCGTGTTCGCGTTGCTCGATGGAATTGAGACAACGGACGAATGATTTCGCGACGGTGATCCAACGTCTGCCAACGAACCGCCGCCTATCGTACGACCGCGGTTCGCTACACCGTTTCCCGTTGCGAAAGCGCCCCCAATGATGCTTGCACCACCGGCACTGTTACTACCACCGTCACCTCGTCCAACACCTCGAcctccaccaccgccaccacctCCGTCTCCGCTACTTCCATCATTGATGCCTCCACCTTTACGATTCTGTACTAGACCATCTCGTTGATCCGAAGTCTGTTGCCGGAGCTGTTGATTTTTTTGTTGACCCGATTGATTCGATTGCGTTCGCTGTTGTTCTTGATGATTCTTCTGGGCTGCTCGATGTATCTGATCCTGACAGTTCGGTTGTAACGACTGAGACGATCGCTTGTCTTGTTGCTTCGGCTGTTGCGTTTGATCAGGCCGATGTGTAATAATAGTTGCACAGTCATCACACGGTCGTGATTGATCCAACGTTGTCGAGACTTGACTGCTCGTTGTTGCAATCGTTGTCATGGTTGTCACCGCTGTCGTCGCCGGCGGTGATACAATGGTAGGCTGCGGAACGCTGCTTGTGGGTACTACTGGCTTCTCACCGATCAACCAGTAGGTGGTCATCGTACCTTTACCCTGCGTAATGCAGAGGAAAGCTCAAAATGAAATGCAGTACAAGCATATAATAGGTATGTGTGATTCTGTTGATTTATTGAGAGTCTTACTTTTAGAGTAACTTCGCCTCTGCAAGTGAGTTCAAAGGTTCCGAACGTATCCAGAATTTCTTTCGTTTTCGGGCTGACGTGGATCATTAGAGCTGCAAACACATCAAAAAGAATAAATAGCAAATGTAGACTGTATTAGGAAAAATTAATAATGATTGAAGAAGAATACGATTACCTTCTCCGTTGCTCTCCATTCTAGATGCGGTGTTTACAGTGTCGCCAAATAGGCAGTACCTAGGCATCTTCAGACCCACCACGCCAGCCACGCAAGGTCCTGAAATTGGGACTCATTAAAAAGGTGGAATAAAATGAATTTCATACGAAAACATTTCAGTCGAATACTCGATTTTACCAGAGTGCATTCCAATTCGAAGTTTCAGCTGCTCGTTAGGTCTGTGACGTATGCTAAATGTCATCACGGTGTCTCTCAACGCTAGACTCATCCTCGCGATTTCCCTGGCATGGTTTGTCCCATTTCTCACTGGCAGACCTGACACCACCATATAAGCATCGCCTATCGTCTCCAcctgtaaaaaaaaagaatatcgCGTTCTGTCTCACACCGTCATCCGATTTCAATGCGCGCGCGTATAAATTTGTGTGACATGCAAACAGAATCGATAATTGGCTCGACAATATTGCCTCGCGGGACTTTCGTTCAGACAGATACAGACCGTAATCCACGATTTATTGAAAAATTGCAGTCTTACCTTGTAAACGTCAAAGTTCTCGATTATCGAGTCGAAGCAGGTATATAGGTCGTTGAGTAAATCTACTACCTGAAGAGGTGTACTTTCGGCCGAGAGCTTCGTGAATCCTACTATATCGCTAAAGTAAATGGTCACTTGATCGTAAGTTTCCGCTATCACGCTCTGTCCGAGTATCAACTGGGACGCGACAGATCTGAAAATTTGGATCAACGAACTAGTCGGTCGTATAACAATTGATGACTATTTtatgtataattattattatcatttatTGTGTGTCGGATGTTCATGAATAATATAGTACAATGATGCATGTGGGATGAATAATCGTACAATATTTACGTTAAAATTTATAAGTAATGCAATAATATGCAGTGAAGAGTAATGAGCATGGTATGGATGAAACATATGCGGTTCTTCAAATTTTTTTGTTGCTTTGAgatgtagtatcagctgtaaaaatttgttacacgggtagtgaatcaccctctatatatttttgttaatcAGTAATATTTGCTGACAGTATCATTAGTAACCGAAAAATtatgatgcgtagaaatctctTAGGAATGGAGAAATGTACTCATTTGTGAGCTAATGTAATAATGGAGTACTTTTGATaatcaatttttatttatatatgaaACCAGGAGTGCAGTCCCATAGATATCAATATTACGACACAACGTGCAAAACTACGAATCGCGGAACTTATCaacaaaatatattacttaCTTTGGTAACAACTGGTACAGGAGCTCTTCGCATTTACGCTTCTCTTCCAGGTAATCTGCTGTGCGCTCCTCTACCAGAGTTTCCAAATTGGTGGCGTATTGCTCCATGCGGGAGAGCAAATTGTCGAGTATATTGCTGCTCTCGTAATCTCTGAAACAAGAACGAAGGCTTTCTCTATTCATCCTTCGAAGGGCGGTTGCTAATCGTGAACTTGTTGCTCAAGAGTGCGGTGAAACCACGGCAATCGACAAGGTACGATACGGTTCGCGCAACAGGCATTGTACCACTACAAGTTTCTAGGAAGTTTGAACTACACATATATCTTCTCACTTTAACGAACATGAATTTCAGTTTCTTCATCCCTGACATTAGCTTTTCTCATTAACGAAAACTATTTGCTCAATACTTGCGTCGTACACTACCTCTAAAAGACTATCTGTTCAAGATAACACACTCGAAGTGATCCCCACAATTGTATTTCTTTCAATGCGAACTCGATGGACCATTTCGTGTATTTTTCGTGCAAGGAACCATCGCTACCACTCTGATTTGGCATGAAATCTAACAACGATGCCAATATCGGGAGCAATCGATTTGACAAGAAGAAACTGGAAGCTGACGCAAGGAGGAAGAAGCAAAATGTCAAAAATATGCATAAGAGGATACTACTCTTCTATCGTTTAATAGGTTCTTCAACGATACTTCGTGACTCACTTGTTTATTTTCCGTATAGTTTGCTTAAGTGCTGGAAAATCGGGTCTGTCCGCAGCGTCTTGTGCCCAGCATCGCCTCATTAAAGTAGCCACCTAATTAAAATTCGATTTAATCGAACAGAAGAGGAAATTGAATTATTTCAATGCGACTGTCGTTGATACGAAGTCTAATCGATGATGGGCTATTCTTATAGGGAAAAAGAAGTACAAAGACGACAAAACTATACGTGTATATTGGCGAAATGTAGGCAGATGAATATTAAACTGTTAAAATTATTTATGGAATTCGTAGAGAGTTTAAAAATCGCAAAGGAGCACGCTTACTTCCTCTTCGACCGCGGACTCATCAATCACAGGCCTTAACGGGGAACCACCGCCTCTCTTAACAGCGTCGACGATTTCTGAAACAAAGGGAAAGTTGACCTGTGTTACAGGAACCTCGCGATCGAACCCTCGTTGAGAGGATACCACGATGGTTGTATGGCTCTTCCAAGTTCTTTAATCTCGTTGTCTATTTGCTCGAAGGGAAAGCAGTAACTAAATTTGAGCGTATAAACGTTTACATGCAACCACTTATTGCGGTTATATATAGTTATTAACCCTCGTGCATTGTCTGGATCAATTTGGCTTAGAGTTTAAATTGGATATGTAATAAGTTCTTATCGAAATATTAAACCAGTGCAAAAGTTATTAATTGCGCATTTAATGAAATGAAGTAGAGACTCGTTAAAATGCATACAGAGAATAAACGTGTAGGAAATATCGTAACGAGATAAATTTCGCATGCGGATATATCGATTTGACTGGCTCAACTATATGCTACTGAAGTTATACAAACAGTAGAGAATCCATGCGTTTGTTCTCATTTATTCGCGATTGTAAATCGCAGAAAAATCTAACAAGAGACTGGTATTACGCTAGCGCGTCTGTTCGAGCGCTTCTCTTACTACTTGGCCGTTCGTTTCAGTGGTACGATTCGTGCTTGGTCAGACGGCACTCACGAAGAATCGCGTTGTTGCTAACAACTTGTCAAGGGCATAGAACTGTATTCCCACGGGTAACAACAGGTAGAAAGAGAGGAATAGCGTGCACGTGAACCATAGATGCAGTCCAGAAATGTTTGGGAAATTCGAACAGGATTATTACGTTGAAGATCGTAAATTTCAGTCAGAAAGACCAGGAGTGTGAAAGATGAAAGACGAAAAGGTACGTGTGCAACCTACTGTGCCTGTACAGGTCCTCCAAGAAGGCGTTGCAAGATTCACAGTTCAGGGTGCAGTGAGGCCTACGGACTTCGAGCAATGGACTGACGGCCCTTCGAGGACTGGCCCCACCGTCGGGACTGGCACCCGGCATCGCCAGCAATGTTAGACTACTCGTACTCGACGTATTGCTTCTCTCCGCCATTTCTTCTCCTTTTCCTATCTATCCCGATTACTATGTTTTTCTGACCATTACCCAACAAATTCACCACCTTCCTTTTCCACTCTCACTTGCACTCTCtcttattctctctctctctccatctctctccctctctccattCTTACTCTCTCGTTCACGTGATTGCAGAAGTACTTCCGCGCGTTATAAAAATTTCTATCGTTTAACATTCGTAGATAATTGTCTCTCTTTCTGATACAGAagtcgtttttcgtaaaatttCTGCAATATCGGAATGAAGAATTTACGCGCGGCGATTTCCACCACCCGAGGAACCAAGGGGTTCCATCCCGAGATCCAACCGCTCGTTATCCAGCTGGCTTTACGCCACCGTAAAAATCGTTTATCCTCGTTCCGTTCGGCCAAATTACGTTCTCTCGTGTCTACCAGATCCGTTTTTTACGCTCGACACACTTTATGCAAATCCACGGTTTCCGCCCGGGCAGGAAAAGAACGAACATCGAGACATAACTTGATCAAATATTCGGATATTCTAGAGTCGCGTTTTCGAACAAGTGTATTATCCAGTCTGTTCATGGGTGAACGAACTGCAGCATCGAGCGGTTCTCCTATTTACGAAAAACAATGGAAGTCAGTTAATCGGACCGGCGTTTTTTTTCCCGCTTACGCAACTGTTTATGCTGAAATTCACGATCGACGATACGACGTCGTCGTCCAGCGTTGAAAGAAGTCCGACGAATGCCAAGGAACGAGATTCCAGCTCCGTTTCACGTAATCGCGAGCGTGCTCTAACGAAAAATCCCGATACATTCGTATATTCGAAGGGTATCCATCCAAACGTTATTCGATCATGACACCCCTGACCCTGTTATGAGAACGATTCGTTTCTCGCGTTCCAGTATACGCGGTGCTTTAGTCGTTATTACGACCCGACCGGAGTAATCAATTAATTGTCGGATCTCGGATACGAAATCAGGGTAATTGGCTTCGAAAAAGTAGCGGGGagcaaagaaaaagagaaaaagagaacgaAAGAGAGGAGGAGAGTGAGTCAACGACAACGGTgacgagaagagagagagagagagagagagagagagagagagaaggcgaAAGGtgaagagaaagaagagagaaagagagagtgaacAGGGGCGAAAGGGGGTTAGGGGTTGGCAGTCGTAGGAGGGAGGTGGGGATGGAGGTTGAATATCGAGCAAAAAGGAAAATCGGGCCGCGTAAATGGGACGGTCGAACGATTGATAAACACAAGCACGTACCGAGATAGACGCAGGCATGCAGGCACGCAGCCACGCAGCAGACACGCAAACACTCGGATCGCTCTCAGGCACGCAAGGAAGGcacgcgcgcacacacgttCCTCTGGACGGTCGCGGCGAGGTTGGTTAATTAAACGGCGGAGAGGACTCGGCGAAACCGAGTCCTACCCACACGAGGGGATGAAAGGGCCACGATTATACCACTGTGTGCGGCCCCAGTCGTCTTCACGTGCCAGTCCACCCACACTTGGTCACTTCCGGTTCATCCGGGCTTTTTCGAGTATACAATAAGTATATATATCGTACGCGAGAAAAACAAGAGATGAaaacagagagacagagaatACGTGATAGTGAACCGGGAACGTAGGGGAGAGGAGGAGAGAGAAAACGACGAGGAAGCGCGCGTCGCGAAACCCGTGTACGTTCCAGGACGCGTGGAAAGCTTCGACTGAGCTTTCAACCCCGGTCTCGATACGCTCCTAGCCTACTTGTGGCACGTTCCATCCTTTCATCGATCCTGACGCTCGCGTCGAAACCGAGCTTGCGAAAGCTCGTAAACTTCGTTACCGATCGGCCGCACCGCGGCTCTAGCCCGGATCAAACGAGCACCCTTCCTCCTGCACCACCTACGCGACGACGAAATACATCACGGTCGATACAAACCACCCTTGTCGACCATTTGTCGACGGCGCTAAACTTTCTTACCGGTCGGTCGGTAGATTCGCAACAATCTTACCCCACCCAAATGGCTAGTGCAATGACTTACTTTATCAAATTTTGCAGAGACAATTCAAGACATAAAAAAAGAAATCTGGCTTTTTGTTTACAATGTTCTCGTTACAGTACAGACTCGAGTAGTAGCAGGAACGAAATAGGGTAATATACCTGCGTATAGAACTTACCCTTGGGAGAGAGATAGTAGTTGTCACCCAAATAGAACGGTCCCTGGCGTACGACGATCTCGTGAACGATCACAGCGAAGCTATAGACGTCGCCCTTCTGAGTTCCTTCGGGTGGTCGCCTCACCATTCGCAACAATTCCGGGGCCGTCCACAGCTGCCCTGTTCAAGCAACGTTGTTTCACTCGCGCACACGTACAATTGTAAACGATGTGTACACATATTGGCTGTTTCGAAAGCCCACGACCAAACTTTTAACGCAGAGAAAAAGGATAAGTGAGATACATTCGAAACTAACACAAAACCCTGACCTCCTTCTCGTTAGAACTTATAAAAAAAAGACTGATAAAAcagtttaataaaaaaaaacaatgCACATATTGGatttgtcgtttgacctgattTCAAGTCACCCCGCTTTGATCCTATCGTTTTAATAAATGGTATGCAGCTCTCGAGCACTCACTTCTCCAATAGGCGTAACTGGTCTTGTCGTTGTACGCCTCGCTGCAGTTTGCCCTTCTCAGTTCGTGTAATCCGAAATCAGCGATTTTAAGGACGAATCGTGAATCGACCACACAATTGGAGGACTTTAAGTTGCCGTGACTCTTCACCTCGGACGCGTGAAGATACACCATTCCACGAACGATATCATGGATGAGGGATCCCCGAAATACGCGGTCCAGCTTGATTTGCTCATTCTCCAATATATCCTGCACACAGACGTATAATTAACTTTCCTTAAGTGTATCTTAACTTTTCTACacttatttaaaagaaaaactCGTGGCATCATTATTGCCTGTTATGAACAAACTTTATTCCTTTCCAGGTTCCCTCTCACAAACTTGTTATTTATGATAAAAACATCGAGAAACTAATTAATAGCCAGAACTAAGAAAGAACATTCCGTCCCGTTGAATTTCCGTGATCCGTTCGCCTGTAAACCCATCGTGTAGTTTACTCGCCGTTGAGTCCGATGGATTCAGGAAAGAACTAAAGTTTAATCACAGGAATTCGATTACATTTTTAATCGAATTCGATAACGAAGGTACGCGCGGTGGACGCGAGCCCTGGAATCCCACTTGGGCAAAGTTAATCCCTGTATCTCACGGCTGGATGCACGGAAAATGTGTGCCGTCAGATAGTTACGTACGCCAACGGTAAACTGATTTATTATGTCCGCGTAGATTCGCATACATTCCGCATGAATCGCATGTCATATCGTAACGCTAATATGGCAGGAACAACGACGAACAGGACTTCGAGACAATTAAGGCTTcaacaataattgaaaaaacaTTCGACTAATCGATACAAGTAAAATAGTATTCCAATATTTAACTTTGAGAAATTTTGAAAAAGTGGAGTTGATCAGCTTGACATCTAAATGGCTTACATTTAAGTCGCAAGAAAGAAACTGAGCGTGAGATAAATTGAAACAGAGTTAAAAAGAAAGGTAATTAGAATAACATGCGTATAAAAAATGAgaaatgatatatatatatatatatatatataagaaagTGACTTCTCTACAGACCTGAAGAGATCCTTTGGGGCAATACTCAGTCAACAAGCAGCAGTGCGGGGGCTCGATGCAAGCACCGTAAAAGCGCACCAGATGATCGTGTTGAAGATCCTTCATCTGTACAAACAAAACACGAGTTATCATTTGCTAAGGAACTGCGACATGTGTGGTTCGTCGGGAGAAGGCGCGTCAAAGGAAACTTCTTCGTTCCTTACGGTTGCGAAAGCTCGTAATTACAAGATAGCAATGTTTTTGAGAAACTTTCCGTTTGTACCATCCCGGTACGCTACATTGTGGAAAATCAGGAAACTTTTTCACTTACCCTTTTTAATTCGAGCAGCAAAGGCCGTGAGATTTCCACTTTGCTCCTTGGCAGCAGTTTTATGGCCACCTTAGAGTTCTGCGATGAATCGTACAGTATTATCCTCGCGGGTTTTAAGTATTATCTACAGTCAACCACAGAAATTTACGCGCAAACCTCTCacattttaaatattataaaaaatgcCAAGTAGATTTTTGTGGTTGTCAGTTTCTTTTTATCGTTCACGAAGAAAATGGTTAAGCAACTAAAATCGACGGGAAAGCGAGGAGAGGAAGGAACGAATCATAAAAGAACGGCGTTTATGTGGATAATATGACGCGTAAGATATTTAGACAGACGTCGCTTTACCGTCAGTAAGGTCGAACCTTGTAAAATCCCGTTGGAACGTAGATGTTTCTATCTACATCACCTGGTAAACTGGCGTTTTCATCCGAGTACAAGGTctgaaataaaagaaaagaacGTTCGTCTCGATCTAACTTGATTTAATGTCTCTCCAAAGGGACGAAGCTACTGTCTCGATCGAAGTGCATCGCGTAAATGTTTTGAGAGAGTGCTTCTTCTCCTTTGATGTAAAGGGAAATCATATTTTCGATTTAAAGCGGCGTAAAAATAAAGAGGCATGATCTCCATTAGAACGTTGCGTTCATTTCTCTTTGTGCTGGAGACATACGCGATATGTAACTATGCTAAACTAGAAAACATGCACTAAACGTGGAAAAGTGACAAATGTTGTGTAATCTAGTTAATATCTCTATTAAGCGCTATTAATCTGGACGATCTTGCTACCATTTTTACATGACCCATATTGCTTTTAAGCGACTTTAAACAAGCTTATTTTCGAGTGATCCCCTCAGATGACCATGATCTGACAcgatggaaaaagaaaaaaattacattaTAGGAGAGAGAGTTCTGTTGCTCCAATATAAGTGGTTGGTAACTGTGGGTGCTTTGAGGATGAGCCAATATAAGATTATTCCGTATCGCGAAGGCCGTTTTATCGCAGAATAAAAGTATACTAGAAACTCGCTGGCTGCAACCTCGGTAACTTGCATACGAGTCTCGTTTATTGTACTCCATCATACATAGTTCCATAGCAGAGAGTAAACAAAATGAAAAACAATAGCAGAAGAAGAAGCATATGGATCTCAGTATTAGTTAACTGTGAGTAACTTGATACACGCATGCAGTTTCAGTTCCGTTTCTTACAGCTACCGAGTTTCTACTCAGATACGTATTTAAATATTCACCAGTTGGCTGCCGCGCATCTTGTTCGCAATCAACGAATACATTGAGCCTTTCGCTTTTGCATTTCGCGCGATCATAATGTCGTTCCAGTGTACCTTCCACGTCATGGATGCTATTTCTGCTTCGAGCTTGAAATGCCTGCAAACACGGAAGAAAAAGGAAATGTTTTTCGACGGTAATGCAATCGTCGCCGTTGGTGAACGATTTAGATACACGATTTGCGATAAGCTGTCTGGAAACTCGTCGACGTTCCAGCTTACGCGAGTTAATCCGTTTAGGACGATTAAGGCACGATCACGAATACttgagacggttctaatctttTGGCCAATACCACTGTGGATGTTGAAATTAATAGGATCAAGATGCGAAAGAAGGGGAGGAAGATCATGTATCTCAAATATAGGTAAACGATCAACTTGCAGAAGTCTATTATAAAATAAAGGAAAATTAATATGCTCTGCTTACCTATAAATAAAAACCGACGCAACGACAAGAACAACGACGATCGAGCTCAATACCATCGAGAGGATAGCGTATCCTGGCAGAGCTATCACAAAACAGAACCAACGGGAAGGGTTAAAGGCGTCCAAC
Protein-coding sequences here:
- the LOC143428298 gene encoding atrial natriuretic peptide receptor 1 isoform X4 — its product is MQRRGSEASMRLTLLLTTMCASASANTTATMQPAKEYLDARFPLKREVKLAVIAPADSRHEQSLPRVLPAVLLAVRAVSSAKGLLPGWNITVDHRDSRCSSTYGPLAAFEFYINRTADAFLGPVCDYVIAPVARYAGVWGIPVLTAGAQAEAFRHKSEQYPTLTRMMGSHRLVGEALRHILKRFGWKIAGLLYHNHALTSSRGNSECHFTLDAVYTALNRTPVYRSFNQETATPEEYRNLLVFLAKSARIVVMCANSTTIREILLAAEQLGMVSSGEYVFFSIELSSSDNNSKEPWRVDTDTDERNEKARRAYRALLTVTARTPDNFEYLNFSRAVKALAQRDYNFTFGNSSVSTFVTAFYDAVLLYALVLKESLPDQPGGVNLDGGNLTRRMWGRSFKGITGDVNIDENGDRIADYSLLDMNPETSKFEIVANYYGANQSLEYIPEKRIDWSGGRSEPPPDTPTCGFDNSLCPDNSLPGYAILSMVLSSIVVVLVVASVFIYRHFKLEAEIASMTWKVHWNDIMIARNAKAKGSMYSLIANKMRGSQLTLYSDENASLPGDVDRNIYVPTGFYKNSKVAIKLLPRSKVEISRPLLLELKRMKDLQHDHLVRFYGACIEPPHCCLLTEYCPKGSLQDILENEQIKLDRVFRGSLIHDIVRGMVYLHASEVKSHGNLKSSNCVVDSRFVLKIADFGLHELRRANCSEAYNDKTSYAYWRRQLWTAPELLRMVRRPPEGTQKGDVYSFAVIVHEIVVRQGPFYLGDNYYLSPKEIVDAVKRGGGSPLRPVIDESAVEEEVATLMRRCWAQDAADRPDFPALKQTIRKINKDYESSNILDNLLSRMEQYATNLETLVEERTADYLEEKRKCEELLYQLLPKSVASQLILGQSVIAETYDQVTIYFSDIVGFTKLSAESTPLQVVDLLNDLYTCFDSIIENFDVYKVETIGDAYMVVSGLPVRNGTNHAREIARMSLALRDTVMTFSIRHRPNEQLKLRIGMHSGPCVAGVVGLKMPRYCLFGDTVNTASRMESNGEALMIHVSPKTKEILDTFGTFELTCRGEVTLKGKGTMTTYWLIGEKPVVPTSSVPQPTIVSPPATTAVTTMTTIATTSSQVSTTLDQSRPCDDCATIITHRPDQTQQPKQQDKRSSQSLQPNCQDQIHRAAQKNHQEQQRTQSNQSGQQKNQQLRQQTSDQRDGLVQNRKGGGINDGSSGDGGGGGGGGRGVGRGDGGSNSAGGASIIGGAFATGNGVANRGRTIGGGSLADVGSPSRNHSSVVSIPSSNANTQGRRSYETGESVPNHTESGPNAPLLVSAMPPSRV